The following proteins are encoded in a genomic region of Porphyrobacter sp. CACIAM 03H1:
- the rpsU gene encoding 30S ribosomal protein S21, giving the protein MQIMVRDNNVDQALRALKKKLQREGVYREMKLRRHYEKPSEKRAREKAAAVRRARKMERKRMERDGSK; this is encoded by the coding sequence ATGCAAATCATGGTTCGCGATAACAATGTCGATCAGGCCCTGCGCGCGCTCAAGAAGAAGCTGCAGCGCGAAGGCGTTTATCGCGAAATGAAGCTGCGTCGCCACTACGAGAAGCCGTCGGAAAAGCGCGCCCGCGAAAAGGCCGCCGCCGTGCGCCGCGCTCGCAAGATGGAGCGCAAGCGGATGGAGCGCGACGGGAGCAAGTAA
- the crcB gene encoding fluoride efflux transporter CrcB — translation MDGVISPLKASLFVAAGGAAGSVLRYHAGRWVRDLAGAGNAFPWGTLAVNILGSLAMGALVGWFARSAPGEQTAEVARLLLGVGLLGGFTTFSAFSSELVTMVHRGQAGLAAGYAAASLIAGMAAMIVGLVAAQNVR, via the coding sequence ATGGACGGTGTCATCTCCCCTCTCAAGGCCAGCCTGTTCGTCGCCGCCGGCGGCGCGGCGGGCTCGGTGCTGCGCTATCATGCGGGGCGCTGGGTCCGCGATCTTGCCGGAGCGGGCAACGCCTTCCCGTGGGGGACGCTGGCGGTCAATATCCTCGGCAGCCTTGCGATGGGCGCGCTGGTCGGGTGGTTCGCCCGCTCGGCTCCCGGCGAGCAAACCGCCGAGGTCGCGCGCCTGCTGCTGGGTGTCGGCCTGCTGGGCGGCTTCACCACCTTCAGCGCCTTTTCGTCCGAGCTGGTCACCATGGTCCATCGCGGACAGGCCGGGCTTGCGGCAGGCTATGCCGCCGCCTCGCTTATCGCCGGAATGGCGGCGATGATCGTCGGCCTCGTCGCAGCGCAGAACGTCCGATGA
- a CDS encoding RluA family pseudouridine synthase, with protein MTAAPTNDNVRQFTVGPDDDGIRLDRWFKRNLPQVGFATVSRWARTGQIRVDGKRAKPEDRLTAGQVLRVPPGGEEPAREAAKPRARPLSPEQIAEAREMVIRETPTAIVLNKPPGLATQGGSKTTKHVDGLLDAFVEGNAPRPRLVHRLDKDTSGVLLIARTPGSAASFSKRFASRSARKVYWALVVGVPQLAEGVIDAPLGKQPGTGGEKMHIDEENGAAAKTRYRVVDRAGQRAAWVELEPLTGRTHQLRVHMAAIGHPIVGDGKYGGQDAFLTGAVSRKMHLHARRLIITEPKAGEGSGGKLDVTAELPPHFAASMEVLGFDPALSDAAPLREEVPEKTPEEKKQAARRHFKQARKEERAPRRARGSANAKAKPKPKGKGKGKPARPAKPKGPGKSPRR; from the coding sequence ATGACCGCTGCCCCCACCAACGACAACGTCCGCCAGTTCACCGTCGGCCCGGACGACGACGGCATCCGGCTCGACCGCTGGTTCAAGCGCAACCTGCCGCAGGTCGGCTTCGCCACGGTGTCGCGCTGGGCGCGGACCGGGCAGATCCGGGTCGACGGCAAGCGCGCCAAGCCCGAGGATCGCCTCACGGCAGGGCAGGTCCTGCGCGTGCCGCCGGGCGGGGAAGAACCCGCGCGCGAGGCAGCCAAGCCCCGCGCCCGCCCGCTCAGCCCCGAACAGATCGCCGAGGCGCGCGAGATGGTGATCCGCGAGACACCCACCGCGATCGTCCTCAACAAGCCTCCCGGCCTCGCCACGCAGGGCGGGAGCAAGACGACCAAGCATGTCGACGGGCTGCTCGATGCCTTCGTGGAAGGGAACGCGCCGCGCCCGCGCCTCGTCCACCGGCTCGACAAGGACACCTCGGGCGTCCTCCTGATCGCCCGCACCCCGGGCAGCGCCGCGAGCTTCTCCAAGCGGTTCGCCAGCCGCTCGGCGCGCAAGGTCTACTGGGCGCTGGTGGTCGGCGTGCCGCAGCTTGCCGAAGGCGTGATCGACGCCCCGCTCGGCAAGCAGCCGGGCACGGGCGGCGAGAAGATGCATATCGACGAGGAGAACGGCGCGGCGGCCAAGACCCGTTACCGCGTGGTCGACCGGGCGGGCCAGCGCGCGGCGTGGGTCGAGCTCGAACCGCTCACCGGCCGCACCCACCAGCTGCGCGTCCACATGGCCGCGATCGGGCACCCGATCGTGGGCGATGGCAAGTATGGCGGGCAGGACGCCTTCCTGACCGGCGCGGTGAGCCGCAAGATGCACCTCCACGCCCGCCGCCTCATCATCACCGAGCCCAAAGCGGGTGAAGGCAGCGGCGGCAAGCTCGACGTCACCGCCGAACTACCCCCGCACTTCGCCGCCAGCATGGAGGTGCTCGGCTTCGACCCGGCCCTTTCCGATGCCGCCCCCTTGCGCGAGGAGGTGCCCGAGAAGACGCCTGAGGAAAAGAAGCAGGCCGCCCGCCGCCACTTCAAGCAGGCGCGCAAGGAAGAGCGCGCCCCCCGCCGTGCGCGCGGGAGCGCCAACGCCAAGGCGAAACCCAAGCCCAAGGGCAAGGGCAAGGGCAAGCCCGCCAGACCGGCCAAGCCCAAGGGGCCCGGCAAGAGCCCGCGCCGCTGA
- a CDS encoding FMN-binding negative transcriptional regulator, which produces MHPNPLFRSDDHALLESLIAEIGFGMVFAQTPDGPRVAHTPLLSTADGAVQFHLARGNALTRHLDGGTALIVVNGPDAYVSPRWYDNRDTVPTWNYVALELEGRVRRMADEGLEAFLHAAIAKHEGRLEGEPWRAEESSEKVWSGLFRGITGFEMEVLAWRPTLKLSQNKSANERARIAEGLEAAGHAALAHLVRELPE; this is translated from the coding sequence ATGCACCCAAACCCGCTTTTCCGCAGCGACGACCATGCGCTCCTCGAAAGCCTAATCGCCGAGATCGGCTTCGGCATGGTCTTCGCCCAGACCCCCGACGGGCCGCGCGTGGCGCACACGCCGCTGCTCTCGACCGCGGACGGCGCAGTGCAGTTCCACCTCGCCCGGGGCAACGCCCTGACGCGGCACCTCGACGGCGGAACGGCACTGATCGTGGTCAACGGGCCCGACGCCTATGTCTCCCCCCGCTGGTACGACAACCGCGACACGGTGCCGACCTGGAACTACGTCGCGCTCGAGCTCGAGGGCCGGGTGCGGCGCATGGCGGACGAGGGGCTGGAGGCTTTCCTTCACGCCGCCATCGCCAAACACGAAGGGCGGCTGGAGGGCGAGCCGTGGCGCGCGGAGGAATCGTCCGAGAAGGTCTGGTCCGGCCTGTTCCGGGGGATCACAGGCTTCGAGATGGAGGTGCTGGCCTGGCGCCCCACACTCAAGCTCTCGCAGAACAAGTCGGCAAATGAACGCGCCCGGATCGCCGAGGGGCTGGAGGCTGCCGGCCATGCCGCCCTCGCCCATCTCGTGCGGGAGCTGCCCGAATGA
- a CDS encoding HAD-IA family hydrolase, giving the protein MTRLPKRLAVFDCDGTLVDGQADVCWAMERAFTRAGLEAPDNHAVRRIVGLSLPAAVRALAPALSEDENRAVTEFYRSSFRARREEGLLDEPLYEGIADLLRDLHAGGWQLAVATGKSDRGLAACLAGHGIADLFISLQTADRHPSKPHPAMLEAALFEAGAAREETVMIGDTSFDMVMARSIGVAAIGVGWGYHGAAELLASGAAQVVETAAALAVALEETLP; this is encoded by the coding sequence ATGACCCGGCTCCCCAAGCGCTTGGCCGTGTTCGATTGCGACGGCACGCTGGTCGACGGGCAGGCGGACGTGTGCTGGGCAATGGAGCGCGCCTTCACTCGCGCCGGCCTTGAAGCGCCCGACAATCACGCCGTGCGCCGCATCGTCGGCCTGAGCCTGCCCGCCGCTGTCCGCGCCCTCGCACCGGCCCTGAGCGAGGACGAGAACCGCGCCGTCACCGAATTCTACCGATCAAGCTTTCGCGCCCGGCGCGAGGAAGGCCTGCTCGACGAACCGCTCTACGAGGGCATCGCCGACCTGCTGCGCGATCTGCACGCGGGCGGCTGGCAGCTCGCCGTCGCCACCGGCAAGTCCGACCGCGGGCTTGCCGCCTGCCTTGCGGGCCACGGCATCGCCGACCTCTTCATCTCGCTCCAGACCGCCGACCGCCACCCCTCCAAGCCCCATCCGGCGATGCTCGAGGCCGCCCTGTTCGAGGCCGGCGCGGCGCGCGAGGAGACAGTGATGATCGGCGACACCAGCTTCGACATGGTCATGGCGCGCAGCATCGGGGTCGCCGCGATCGGGGTTGGCTGGGGCTATCACGGCGCTGCCGAACTGCTCGCGAGCGGGGCTGCGCAGGTGGTCGAGACCGCCGCCGCGCTTGCCGTCGCACTGGAGGAGACCCTGCCATGA
- a CDS encoding ATP12 family chaperone protein: MRRFYKDVTLAQQPGGSQVMLDARGVKTVGGAPQIVPTEALGEALAAEWARQGERIDPASLPLRDMADYAIDVVAADPAAVAQGLLAYAETDTLCYRADPDEPLHARQQAEWEPLLAAFEAAHGITFTRVSGVLHRPQPPETLAVLKARLLSLDPFTLAGVEAMTKLAASLVTALAALDAAHEDEPLALWRAVCLEEEWQAELWGRDEEAEERRARREADFLRACAFARLARGA, encoded by the coding sequence ATCCGGCGCTTCTACAAGGATGTCACGCTCGCGCAGCAACCGGGCGGGTCGCAGGTCATGCTCGACGCGCGCGGGGTGAAGACCGTGGGCGGCGCGCCCCAGATCGTGCCGACCGAGGCGCTCGGCGAGGCGCTGGCGGCGGAATGGGCGCGGCAGGGCGAGCGGATCGATCCCGCCAGCCTCCCTCTTCGCGACATGGCCGATTACGCGATCGACGTGGTCGCCGCCGATCCGGCCGCCGTGGCGCAGGGTCTCCTCGCCTATGCCGAGACCGACACCCTGTGCTACCGCGCCGACCCGGACGAGCCGCTCCATGCGCGCCAGCAGGCCGAATGGGAGCCGCTGCTCGCCGCCTTCGAGGCCGCGCATGGCATCACCTTCACAAGGGTGAGCGGCGTGCTCCACCGCCCGCAACCGCCCGAGACGCTCGCCGTGCTGAAGGCGCGGCTGCTCTCGCTCGATCCCTTCACTCTCGCCGGGGTGGAGGCGATGACGAAGCTCGCCGCCTCGCTCGTCACCGCCCTCGCCGCACTCGATGCGGCGCATGAGGACGAGCCGCTCGCGCTGTGGCGGGCGGTGTGTCTGGAGGAGGAATGGCAGGCGGAACTATGGGGCCGCGACGAGGAGGCCGAGGAGCGCCGGGCGCGGCGTGAGGCGGATTTCCTGCGCGCCTGTGCTTTCGCGCGGCTGGCGCGGGGCGCCTAG